One part of the Thermococcus litoralis DSM 5473 genome encodes these proteins:
- the pgsA gene encoding archaetidylinositol phosphate synthase, producing the protein MLNRYRSKVKGYLEAIVKPLAKIGITPNQLTFVGLLISLLGAYFFAQGSQRIAALVLLFGSLVDALDGTLARLTEKTSRFGAFLDSTFDRISDGAVLFGIAYGGLVKWEIAVIALIGSYLVSYERCRAELAGSGTLAIGIAERAERLLIIIVTALFNRVDIGVYAVAVLAWITAFQRLWEAKKRLD; encoded by the coding sequence ATGTTGAATAGATACCGTTCAAAAGTTAAGGGATACTTAGAGGCTATAGTAAAGCCTTTAGCTAAAATAGGCATTACCCCCAACCAGCTTACATTTGTTGGACTGTTGATATCTCTTTTAGGGGCGTATTTCTTTGCTCAAGGCTCTCAGAGGATTGCCGCATTAGTACTGCTCTTTGGATCACTTGTAGATGCCCTTGACGGAACTTTGGCACGGCTTACAGAAAAAACTTCACGGTTTGGAGCATTTTTAGACTCAACCTTCGATAGAATAAGCGATGGGGCAGTGCTGTTTGGAATCGCATATGGAGGGTTAGTAAAATGGGAGATTGCAGTTATTGCGCTCATAGGTTCATATTTGGTTAGTTACGAGAGATGCAGGGCGGAACTTGCTGGAAGCGGTACTCTCGCAATTGGAATAGCTGAGAGGGCAGAGCGGCTCCTCATAATAATTGTAACGGCCCTTTTCAACAGGGTCGATATTGGTGTTTATGCCGTTGCAGTTTTAGCATGGATAACGGCATTCCAAAGATTGTGGGAAGCGAAGAAAAGATTGGATTGA
- a CDS encoding ABC transporter ATP-binding protein, with amino-acid sequence MSDSVRQLKRLLGYLRDHKLHFIGGLAIVLLMSYTNGVIPVLIREAIDQGVTTGEYRLAIRYALLVLLVAILNGAFSFSGRYLLVKAAQHAVYHLRMDAFRAIQRHRMEFFDKTYSGQLISRITNDTERITRFLSFRVRMFVYSIFLILVSLYYMARMNRALTGVALLTIALVVALNTTYAKKVRPIYDEVRHQTGVIASVSTGSIAGVKTIKALSVEEEIQGRFQEENEKLYSLNVEATKITALYGNAPFLVMGIAMSVMLYYGGRAIMGQNLTVGELTAFLTYMLTMTWPLRALGFTIGDIQRSLAAASRLFEVIDSAPEHIDPPDAVELTNPRGEIEFKDVYLTYHTGKTVLKGLNLKIRPEEKVLITGPPGSGKSTLLKLIARFYEPEKGEVLIDGVDVRKIKTSCLRKIVAYVPQEPFIFNRSIRENIALAKPDASLEEIIRAAKIAKIHDFISSLPDGYDTVVGEKGVTLSGGQRQRIALARALLLEPKIILLDDPVSNLDAKTEESLIADLRDILKGKTAVIVSQRLSMVRLVDRVIVIVDGRIVEDGKPEELAEKGGLFSEMLGRGGWNGG; translated from the coding sequence ATGAGTGACTCAGTGCGGCAACTCAAAAGGCTCCTAGGCTACCTCAGAGACCACAAACTCCACTTCATAGGTGGTCTAGCCATAGTTCTCCTGATGTCGTACACCAACGGCGTTATTCCGGTTCTTATAAGGGAGGCCATAGATCAGGGTGTAACCACCGGCGAGTATAGGCTCGCCATCCGCTATGCTCTCCTCGTGCTTCTCGTTGCTATTCTCAACGGGGCCTTCAGCTTCAGCGGGAGGTACCTTTTGGTTAAAGCCGCTCAGCACGCCGTCTACCACCTCCGTATGGACGCCTTCAGGGCAATCCAGCGGCACAGGATGGAGTTCTTCGACAAGACTTATTCCGGCCAGCTCATAAGCAGGATAACCAACGACACGGAGAGGATAACGCGCTTTTTGTCGTTCCGCGTGAGAATGTTCGTCTATTCCATCTTCCTCATCCTCGTCTCGCTCTACTACATGGCCCGCATGAACAGGGCCCTCACAGGTGTTGCTCTCCTCACGATAGCCCTCGTGGTCGCTTTAAACACCACCTACGCGAAGAAAGTGAGGCCCATATACGACGAGGTGAGGCACCAGACGGGAGTTATAGCCTCGGTCTCGACGGGCAGCATAGCGGGAGTTAAGACGATAAAGGCCCTCTCCGTGGAGGAGGAAATCCAGGGGAGGTTCCAGGAGGAGAACGAGAAGCTATATTCCCTCAACGTCGAGGCCACCAAGATAACTGCCCTCTACGGCAACGCGCCATTCCTTGTAATGGGGATAGCTATGAGCGTCATGCTCTACTACGGCGGAAGGGCGATAATGGGCCAGAACCTTACCGTTGGTGAACTCACGGCCTTTCTAACGTACATGCTAACCATGACGTGGCCCCTTAGAGCTCTCGGCTTCACCATAGGCGACATCCAGAGGAGCCTTGCCGCCGCGTCAAGGCTCTTTGAGGTTATCGACTCTGCCCCTGAACACATCGACCCGCCTGACGCTGTCGAGCTCACCAACCCGCGCGGTGAGATCGAGTTCAAGGACGTTTACCTCACTTACCACACCGGAAAAACGGTGCTAAAGGGATTGAACCTGAAAATCAGGCCCGAGGAGAAAGTCCTCATAACCGGCCCGCCCGGAAGTGGGAAGAGCACCCTGTTAAAGCTCATAGCGCGCTTCTACGAGCCGGAAAAGGGGGAAGTCCTCATTGACGGCGTGGACGTGAGGAAGATAAAGACTTCTTGCCTGAGGAAGATAGTCGCCTACGTTCCCCAGGAGCCCTTCATCTTCAATAGGAGCATAAGGGAGAACATAGCGCTGGCGAAGCCCGACGCTAGCCTTGAGGAGATCATCAGAGCGGCCAAGATAGCGAAAATCCACGACTTCATCTCCTCGCTCCCCGATGGCTACGACACCGTTGTCGGTGAGAAGGGCGTAACCCTCTCCGGCGGCCAGAGGCAGAGGATAGCCCTGGCGAGGGCCCTTCTCCTCGAGCCGAAGATAATCCTCCTCGACGATCCAGTGTCAAACCTCGACGCGAAGACCGAGGAGAGCCTGATTGCTGATCTTAGGGACATCCTAAAGGGCAAAACTGCCGTTATCGTCTCCCAGCGCCTTTCAATGGTGAGGCTCGTGGACAGGGTCATAGTTATTGTTGATGGCAGGATTGTGGAGGACGGGAAGCCGGAGGAGCTGGCAGAGAAAGGAGGCCTCTTCAGCGAGATGCTGGGCAGGGGTGGGTGGAATGGCGGCTAA
- a CDS encoding HEPN domain-containing protein has protein sequence MHYEEVEVLLQMSEDYMELANSAFEGKKYDAAIFLAEQALQFYLKALLIKYADVRLRTHSVRELLAALGKALESEEKVADFIRSHRSLLRELEDAYIGTRYEPRRYYREDAEELMEFVGEVMDFVEGLANEFERKNP, from the coding sequence ATGCACTACGAAGAAGTTGAGGTTCTCCTTCAGATGTCAGAGGACTACATGGAGCTTGCTAACTCTGCTTTTGAGGGGAAGAAGTACGACGCCGCGATTTTTCTGGCGGAGCAGGCGCTCCAGTTTTACCTCAAAGCCCTACTGATTAAATACGCTGACGTGAGGCTCAGAACCCACTCGGTGAGGGAGCTTCTAGCGGCCCTTGGGAAAGCCCTTGAATCGGAAGAGAAGGTAGCTGACTTCATAAGGTCGCACAGGAGCCTCCTAAGGGAGCTTGAGGATGCATACATAGGCACGAGGTACGAACCGCGGCGCTACTACCGCGAGGATGCAGAGGAGCTCATGGAGTTCGTGGGAGAAGTTATGGACTTCGTGGAGGGCTTAGCTAATGAGTTCGAGAGAAAAAACCCTTGA
- a CDS encoding SAM hydrolase/SAM-dependent halogenase family protein, whose amino-acid sequence MITLTTDFGVKGPYVGEMKGAILTINPEAKIIDITHSITRHSIVEGSFVMEQVVKYFPPNTIHVGVIDPGVGTERRAIIIEGTQFLVLPDNGLATLPLKWIQPKAAYEIDLKKMETIIGRKISSTFHGRDVFGPAGALLSLGYEPSRFGKEIDIESIIKLDLEPKKQEDCWLLKVIYIDDFGNVILNLENYERPKYVEILGRKIPYLDTYGKVKPGELLSLPGSHDYLEIAVNQGSAAELLGLKVGDEVKVKLIYGEG is encoded by the coding sequence GTGATAACTCTAACCACAGATTTTGGCGTCAAAGGGCCCTATGTGGGAGAAATGAAAGGTGCTATTTTGACAATAAATCCGGAAGCAAAAATAATTGACATTACTCACTCGATAACACGGCACAGCATTGTTGAGGGCTCTTTTGTTATGGAGCAGGTTGTAAAATATTTCCCCCCAAACACTATCCACGTAGGGGTTATTGATCCAGGGGTAGGCACCGAGAGGAGAGCAATCATAATAGAAGGCACCCAATTTTTAGTGCTCCCTGACAACGGCTTAGCAACGCTTCCCCTTAAGTGGATACAACCAAAAGCCGCATATGAAATAGACCTCAAAAAAATGGAGACGATCATTGGGAGGAAAATAAGCTCAACTTTCCACGGAAGAGATGTTTTTGGCCCTGCGGGAGCTCTGCTCAGTCTTGGGTATGAGCCTTCGAGGTTTGGAAAAGAAATTGACATAGAAAGCATAATCAAGCTTGATCTAGAGCCCAAAAAACAAGAAGATTGCTGGCTTTTGAAGGTTATCTATATCGATGACTTTGGAAACGTCATTCTAAACCTCGAGAACTATGAACGACCGAAATACGTCGAGATTCTGGGAAGAAAAATTCCCTATTTGGACACCTATGGCAAGGTAAAACCTGGGGAGTTGCTCTCTCTTCCAGGGAGTCATGATTATCTTGAGATAGCGGTTAATCAAGGTTCAGCTGCAGAGCTTTTGGGACTGAAGGTTGGGGATGAAGTGAAGGTAAAACTAATCTATGGGGAGGGATAG
- a CDS encoding ATP-binding protein: MMPFVDRREELKSLREKLKGEGFELIVIYGRRRVGKTRLVLEAVKDLPHVYYLAVEGDNLRHFRETAERVFPEVRYSREDWEGTLHALKGKVIVIDEFPNLIKEDPKVLSVFQRAIDLDLLNSRTKLVLLGSSVGMMTEKVLSYKSPLYGRRTGSMKLKPMSFFALKKFFPDASWEELVEVYGLTDGIPFYITRVKLPFWEWLEKELSDPVSFFRDEVDFLLRYEFSEIGTYKRILEAIALGRTTPKEIRDFTGMKHSDITPYLRNLIAVDLVVREVPVTEKPTSKRGRYYLADNFLAFWFRFIYPNLSRIEEGTFDVAEIKQDYPHYLGRVFEKVARQFLIELNKAGKPPLRFIKIGRWWRKGEEIDLVALNEREKKALFVEVKWKDLRGREARGILKDLERKAELVGLDEWEKYYGLVAKRVEGKGELREEGWQVWDLRDFERLNSFEAKV, translated from the coding sequence ATGATGCCCTTCGTGGACAGGAGGGAGGAGCTGAAGTCCCTCCGCGAGAAGCTCAAGGGAGAGGGCTTCGAGCTTATAGTTATCTATGGTCGGAGAAGGGTCGGAAAGACGAGGCTCGTTCTTGAGGCAGTCAAAGACCTACCCCACGTCTACTACCTCGCAGTCGAGGGGGACAACCTCAGGCACTTCCGCGAGACCGCCGAGAGGGTCTTTCCTGAAGTCAGGTACTCCCGCGAGGACTGGGAGGGAACGCTCCACGCGCTCAAAGGGAAGGTCATCGTCATAGATGAGTTCCCGAACCTGATAAAGGAAGATCCCAAAGTCCTCTCGGTTTTTCAGAGGGCGATCGATCTCGACCTCTTGAATTCAAGAACGAAGCTGGTACTCCTTGGTTCTTCAGTCGGAATGATGACCGAAAAGGTCCTCAGCTACAAGAGCCCCCTCTACGGCAGGAGAACTGGCTCGATGAAGCTCAAGCCGATGAGTTTCTTTGCCCTCAAAAAGTTCTTCCCAGATGCGAGCTGGGAGGAGCTGGTTGAAGTTTATGGCCTTACCGATGGTATTCCCTTCTACATCACTCGCGTTAAACTGCCCTTTTGGGAGTGGCTTGAGAAAGAACTGAGCGATCCGGTGAGCTTCTTCAGGGACGAGGTCGACTTTCTTCTCCGCTACGAGTTCAGCGAAATAGGCACCTACAAGAGGATCCTTGAGGCGATAGCCCTCGGAAGGACGACCCCCAAGGAGATAAGGGACTTCACTGGGATGAAACACTCCGACATAACCCCCTACCTCAGGAACCTAATTGCCGTTGACCTCGTCGTCCGCGAGGTTCCGGTGACGGAAAAGCCGACCTCGAAGAGGGGGCGCTACTATTTGGCCGACAACTTCCTCGCCTTCTGGTTCCGCTTCATCTATCCGAACCTCTCCCGCATCGAGGAGGGGACTTTTGATGTGGCTGAGATCAAGCAGGATTACCCCCACTACCTCGGCCGGGTGTTTGAGAAGGTCGCTAGGCAGTTCCTCATCGAGCTGAACAAAGCCGGAAAGCCCCCGCTCCGCTTTATCAAAATAGGTCGCTGGTGGCGTAAGGGGGAGGAGATTGACCTCGTTGCTTTGAACGAGCGTGAAAAGAAGGCCCTCTTCGTTGAGGTGAAATGGAAAGATCTTAGGGGGAGGGAAGCGAGGGGGATTTTGAAGGACTTAGAGAGGAAGGCCGAGCTCGTGGGTCTCGATGAATGGGAGAAGTATTACGGACTTGTGGCAAAGAGGGTGGAGGGAAAGGGAGAGCTCAGAGAAGAGGGCTGGCAGGTTTGGGATTTGAGGGACTTCGAAAGGCTTAATTCTTTTGAGGCCAAAGTTTAA
- a CDS encoding nicotinamide-nucleotide adenylyltransferase, which translates to MMRGLFVGRFQPVHNGHLKALEYVFKQVDEVIIGIGSAQVSHTLKNPFTTSERMEMLIRALDEKGIPRGKYFLVALPDINFNSIWAPYVEAMVPKFDVVFTGNSLVAQLFRERGYKVVVQPMFRKDILSATEIRRRMIEGEPWEDLVPKSVAEFIKEIKGVERIRMLATDLEKNEKELQAPIRIPEF; encoded by the coding sequence ATGATGAGGGGTCTTTTCGTTGGTAGATTTCAGCCCGTACATAATGGACATTTAAAAGCCCTCGAATACGTTTTTAAGCAGGTTGATGAGGTTATAATTGGCATTGGGAGTGCTCAGGTTAGCCATACTTTGAAAAACCCATTTACAACAAGCGAAAGAATGGAGATGCTTATAAGGGCTTTAGACGAAAAAGGAATTCCGAGAGGAAAATACTTCCTCGTTGCCCTACCAGATATAAACTTCAACTCCATTTGGGCCCCGTATGTGGAAGCAATGGTGCCGAAGTTTGACGTAGTCTTTACCGGTAATTCCCTTGTCGCACAGCTTTTTAGAGAGAGGGGTTATAAAGTAGTAGTCCAGCCGATGTTCAGGAAGGATATACTCTCTGCTACAGAAATAAGGAGGAGAATGATTGAAGGCGAACCATGGGAGGATCTGGTGCCAAAGAGTGTGGCCGAGTTCATAAAGGAGATAAAGGGTGTCGAGAGGATAAGGATGCTTGCGACGGATCTTGAAAAGAATGAAAAAGAACTCCAGGCGCCTATAAGGATTCCTGAGTTTTGA
- a CDS encoding TIGR02253 family HAD-type hydrolase gives MIKAVFFDFVGTLLSKEHEDITHQNIIKEVLREVKAENVDPVEVWKEYEALTSERFKEFAGKPYKPIKLLEEEIMQELAKKYNFEVSPKFWEIHLKMHQKYGKLYDEALETLKTLRANGYHVGLITDSDNDYLKAQLEALGILELFDSITTSEEAGFYKPHPRIFELALEKANVKGEEAIYVGDNPLKDCVGARQVDMVSVLLDKKGNKKELWKECEFVISDLREIVVIIEELNGQ, from the coding sequence ATGATAAAGGCGGTGTTTTTTGATTTCGTTGGTACGCTGCTCAGCAAGGAACATGAAGACATTACCCACCAGAACATAATAAAAGAAGTTTTGAGAGAGGTTAAAGCGGAGAACGTTGACCCAGTGGAGGTATGGAAAGAATACGAAGCTCTTACAAGTGAAAGATTTAAGGAATTTGCAGGGAAGCCCTACAAACCAATTAAGTTGCTTGAGGAAGAAATTATGCAGGAGCTTGCTAAGAAATACAATTTTGAGGTCTCTCCCAAGTTCTGGGAAATTCACCTTAAAATGCATCAAAAGTATGGGAAACTCTACGATGAAGCCCTCGAAACTCTAAAAACCTTAAGAGCCAATGGATATCATGTAGGACTCATCACGGATTCTGACAATGACTATCTCAAAGCCCAACTAGAAGCCTTGGGTATTCTAGAACTCTTCGACAGCATAACAACAAGTGAGGAGGCAGGTTTCTACAAACCCCACCCACGGATATTTGAGTTAGCTCTGGAAAAGGCAAATGTAAAAGGGGAAGAGGCAATATACGTTGGTGATAATCCTCTTAAAGACTGTGTAGGCGCTAGGCAGGTTGACATGGTCAGTGTTCTGCTGGATAAGAAGGGAAACAAAAAAGAGCTGTGGAAAGAGTGTGAATTTGTTATAAGCGACCTTAGAGAGATAGTGGTAATAATTGAAGAGCTAAACGGTCAGTAA
- a CDS encoding nucleotidyltransferase domain-containing protein yields MSSREKTLEAMIERGRKRYLMIKNYRRYLPTIKRACEEVFGECELYVFGSVLSGKFTAGSDVDLLIKVQKVPKSLRERAELEARIEELAGLPDYHPFEFHIVDEEGFERYRELLNVRLERVG; encoded by the coding sequence ATGAGTTCGAGAGAAAAAACCCTTGAGGCAATGATCGAGCGCGGGAGGAAGAGGTACCTCATGATAAAGAACTACCGGCGCTACCTTCCTACGATAAAGAGAGCCTGTGAGGAGGTTTTTGGCGAGTGCGAGCTCTACGTATTTGGAAGCGTCTTAAGTGGTAAGTTCACCGCCGGGAGTGACGTTGACCTGCTGATAAAGGTTCAAAAAGTCCCAAAAAGCCTCCGAGAGAGGGCCGAACTTGAGGCGAGGATAGAGGAGCTCGCAGGTCTGCCCGATTATCACCCATTTGAGTTCCACATCGTTGATGAAGAGGGATTCGAGCGGTACAGGGAGCTTTTAAACGTTAGACTCGAGAGGGTTGGGTAA
- a CDS encoding tRNA (cytidine(56)-2'-O)-methyltransferase: MIVVLRLGHRPERDKRITTHVALTARAFGADKIIIAAEKDEHVYESVTDVVKRWGGPFEIEFNPHWRQILREWKGKIVHLTMYGIHIDEAISKIREVAKNEDILIVVGAEKVPREVYEIAHYNVAVGNQPHSEVAALAVFLDRLLEGKGLKKEFKNAKVKIIPQEKGKKVISLEEQGDVE, from the coding sequence ATGATAGTGGTGCTCAGATTGGGACACAGGCCGGAAAGGGACAAAAGAATAACAACCCATGTAGCCCTAACTGCGAGGGCTTTTGGAGCGGATAAAATTATAATAGCAGCCGAAAAGGATGAGCATGTGTATGAGAGCGTTACAGACGTTGTAAAACGTTGGGGAGGGCCGTTTGAGATTGAATTTAACCCCCACTGGAGGCAGATTTTGAGAGAGTGGAAAGGAAAGATAGTTCATTTAACTATGTATGGAATACACATTGATGAAGCTATCTCAAAGATAAGGGAAGTAGCAAAGAATGAGGACATCTTGATTGTTGTTGGTGCTGAGAAAGTCCCGAGGGAAGTTTATGAGATTGCCCACTACAACGTGGCTGTTGGGAATCAGCCCCACAGCGAAGTTGCAGCATTGGCGGTGTTTCTCGATAGACTTCTTGAGGGAAAAGGACTCAAAAAAGAATTCAAAAACGCAAAGGTTAAGATAATCCCACAAGAAAAAGGGAAGAAGGTAATATCTCTGGAGGAGCAGGGAGATGTTGAATAG
- a CDS encoding ABC transporter ATP-binding protein, with the protein MAANSSLALLKRFIGEALSHKRTLAIVVASIVGSALATLAPPYILRIAIDRYILANNYSGFLAVALLYLASLVAQWFFATLQTFYIEVFGQKVLRDLRARLHEKVLLSNLDFFKDKSTGDLVSRIVNDTGIVNDVLVSGLLGSLGSLLSLIGIIIAMLLLDVKLTLVTLTSVPLMVIVAYYFGGKMRRAYRETRQKIARISSVVEESVAGVETIRAFGRESDVEREFSKVSRETIKAYLRVAVYMGLFWPLMNITSLLSVIVVIAYGGYLAYQGAVSVGVVVAFIQYAQRFRGPINEVIGLYDSLQSALAALERIYEVLDDENVEDYSGREVERLKGEIKFEDVWFEYENGVPVLKGVNLHIPPATKVAVVGKTGAGKTTMANLIMRFYDPTSGKLRYDGIDGREISRKSLRKRIGYVPQETYLFPGTIMENILMANPEASEEDVIRVCKQLSVHEFIERLPQGYNTSAGEAGKLLSVGERQLISLARALLKDPDIVILDEALSSVDPKTERLVQDAMLRLMEGRTSIIIAHRLGITRFADKVVVVDDGRIVEEGSPEELLAKKGYFYRLYTSQMGEA; encoded by the coding sequence ATGGCGGCTAACTCGTCCCTTGCGCTCCTAAAAAGGTTCATAGGTGAGGCCCTGTCCCATAAAAGAACCCTCGCGATAGTCGTTGCGAGCATAGTGGGCTCCGCCCTGGCCACGCTCGCTCCCCCGTACATCCTGAGGATAGCGATAGACCGCTACATTTTGGCGAACAATTATTCCGGCTTCTTAGCTGTGGCTCTCCTCTACCTTGCCTCCCTCGTGGCCCAGTGGTTCTTCGCCACGCTCCAGACGTTCTACATCGAGGTCTTTGGGCAGAAAGTCCTCCGCGACCTGAGGGCAAGGCTCCACGAGAAGGTGCTCCTCTCAAATTTAGACTTCTTCAAGGACAAATCGACCGGAGACCTCGTTTCGAGGATAGTTAACGACACCGGAATAGTGAACGACGTCCTTGTGTCGGGCCTCCTCGGCAGCCTGGGCAGTCTGCTCAGCCTCATAGGCATAATAATTGCCATGCTCCTCCTCGACGTGAAGCTGACGCTTGTGACTCTCACGAGCGTCCCGCTGATGGTCATCGTCGCTTACTACTTCGGCGGGAAGATGAGGAGGGCCTACAGGGAGACGAGGCAGAAGATAGCGAGGATTTCGAGCGTCGTGGAGGAGAGCGTGGCTGGAGTTGAGACCATAAGGGCCTTTGGAAGGGAGAGCGACGTCGAGAGGGAGTTCTCGAAGGTCTCAAGGGAGACCATAAAGGCCTATTTGAGGGTGGCCGTGTATATGGGCCTCTTCTGGCCGCTCATGAACATAACCAGCCTGCTCTCGGTCATAGTCGTGATTGCCTATGGGGGCTATTTAGCCTACCAGGGCGCGGTTAGCGTTGGCGTTGTCGTTGCATTCATCCAGTACGCCCAGCGCTTCCGCGGGCCGATAAACGAGGTCATAGGCCTCTACGACAGCCTGCAGTCGGCCCTAGCCGCGCTTGAGAGGATATACGAGGTTCTGGATGACGAGAACGTTGAGGACTACTCTGGAAGAGAAGTGGAGAGGCTGAAGGGCGAGATCAAGTTCGAAGACGTCTGGTTTGAGTACGAGAACGGCGTCCCCGTCCTCAAGGGGGTAAACCTCCACATACCCCCCGCCACGAAGGTGGCCGTTGTCGGGAAGACTGGAGCCGGAAAGACCACGATGGCGAACCTGATAATGCGCTTCTACGACCCGACGAGCGGTAAGCTTCGCTACGACGGAATCGACGGGCGGGAGATAAGCAGAAAGAGCCTGAGGAAGAGAATAGGCTATGTCCCGCAGGAGACCTACCTCTTCCCGGGAACGATAATGGAGAACATCCTTATGGCGAACCCGGAGGCGAGCGAGGAGGACGTGATAAGGGTCTGCAAGCAGCTTAGCGTCCACGAGTTCATAGAGAGGCTTCCGCAGGGCTACAACACCTCCGCGGGGGAGGCCGGAAAGCTCCTCTCCGTTGGGGAGAGGCAGCTCATATCCCTCGCGAGGGCCCTTCTAAAGGATCCTGACATAGTTATCCTCGACGAGGCGCTCTCAAGCGTTGACCCGAAGACCGAAAGGCTGGTGCAGGATGCCATGCTCAGGCTGATGGAGGGGAGGACTAGCATCATAATCGCCCACCGCCTCGGAATAACGCGCTTCGCCGATAAGGTCGTGGTGGTTGACGACGGGAGGATTGTAGAGGAAGGCTCTCCAGAGGAGCTGTTAGCGAAGAAGGGCTACTTTTACAGGCTCTACACATCGCAGATGGGTGAGGCGTGA
- a CDS encoding transglutaminase-like domain-containing protein yields MRYLKFIPIVLILLIFSSGCLVKEPAKVDINLDKSVVKEGDIFHIIVKVNNTGKVAITGVNLYLNNPDFRILQAPSLQAPLKVGERAELIWIVQAPSNPGRYMLKASVEVVDELQRTWGGFYKELIINVVEKESEIPLFGVLSASVASPEKVEGGSEFRVEITLKNTGNAPITLKGISLNLLDGMEIVREPEVPANILPGEEHGLIYVIKAPYMPEEGYITISVIYSENGEEKRELKNRFVKTLWRPWNYDDDILRVAYGEEYYWIGLPYLVDGFWKEKFNSTSRINRELLKNESLSLVKNATSEIEAAKAVYDMIKSRYTFGDITTTTNPSNILPQNKISYEEGTLLFTGILRSLNIPARVVTLYNGEDCTENAISEFYSAGRWYVVDFKREFFGSREEYIATPHFPKIYQMVTDGFYNLVAQAPEEEEKHEHVDVSPKYLANIEESLKKVVSERLNPMVKPKLSVVLINMNQNERIFTLFLFASASERELNLVFQKADPKNLAKNVDALYKFYKDKPWPENFREYWGILMEVYK; encoded by the coding sequence ATGAGGTATTTAAAATTTATTCCAATCGTGCTCATTCTTCTGATTTTCTCTTCTGGATGCTTAGTTAAGGAACCGGCAAAAGTTGATATTAACCTAGACAAAAGCGTCGTTAAGGAGGGGGATATTTTTCATATAATAGTTAAGGTCAACAACACTGGAAAAGTCGCGATAACTGGGGTTAACCTGTATCTTAACAACCCAGACTTTAGGATACTTCAAGCCCCTTCTTTGCAGGCACCTCTCAAAGTAGGCGAGAGGGCAGAGCTTATATGGATAGTCCAGGCTCCTTCAAATCCCGGTAGATATATGCTCAAAGCATCCGTAGAGGTAGTGGATGAACTTCAGAGAACGTGGGGTGGATTCTATAAAGAATTGATAATAAACGTCGTGGAAAAAGAAAGCGAGATACCTTTATTTGGGGTTTTGAGTGCAAGCGTTGCTTCTCCAGAGAAAGTTGAAGGGGGTAGCGAATTTAGAGTTGAGATAACGCTGAAAAATACTGGCAACGCCCCCATAACACTTAAAGGAATCTCGCTGAATCTATTAGATGGCATGGAAATTGTCAGAGAGCCAGAGGTTCCAGCAAATATTCTTCCTGGAGAAGAACATGGGCTGATTTATGTGATCAAAGCCCCCTACATGCCAGAAGAGGGATATATAACTATCTCCGTAATCTACTCTGAAAATGGAGAGGAGAAGAGAGAGCTTAAAAACAGATTTGTCAAAACTCTTTGGAGACCGTGGAACTATGATGACGACATTTTAAGAGTCGCTTATGGTGAGGAGTACTACTGGATAGGGCTACCTTACCTCGTTGATGGATTTTGGAAAGAAAAATTCAATTCTACATCCAGGATAAACCGAGAACTATTAAAGAATGAGTCTCTTTCACTTGTGAAAAACGCCACCTCAGAGATTGAAGCTGCGAAGGCAGTTTATGATATGATTAAAAGCAGATACACCTTTGGGGACATCACAACGACCACAAACCCCTCTAATATACTTCCCCAGAATAAGATAAGCTACGAAGAGGGCACACTTCTTTTCACAGGGATTTTAAGATCTTTGAATATTCCGGCTAGGGTTGTAACACTTTATAACGGGGAAGACTGCACGGAGAATGCAATTTCAGAGTTTTATTCAGCGGGGAGATGGTATGTTGTAGACTTCAAGAGAGAATTCTTTGGCTCGAGAGAAGAATACATAGCAACCCCACATTTCCCCAAGATCTATCAGATGGTAACGGATGGGTTCTACAATCTTGTAGCTCAAGCACCGGAAGAGGAAGAAAAGCACGAGCACGTGGATGTAAGCCCCAAGTATTTGGCCAATATAGAAGAGTCCTTAAAGAAGGTCGTCTCTGAAAGACTTAACCCTATGGTAAAGCCAAAACTATCAGTGGTGCTGATCAACATGAATCAAAACGAGCGTATATTCACCCTTTTCTTATTTGCTTCTGCCTCTGAAAGAGAACTAAACCTTGTCTTTCAAAAGGCTGACCCAAAGAACCTCGCAAAAAACGTTGATGCACTATACAAATTTTATAAAGACAAACCATGGCCAGAAAACTTTAGAGAGTACTGGGGTATCCTGATGGAGGTGTACAAATGA